Proteins encoded in a region of the Ziziphus jujuba cultivar Dongzao chromosome 3, ASM3175591v1 genome:
- the LOC107433425 gene encoding uncharacterized protein LOC107433425 — MADWGGVYSLAHQQWVSSAPLIPLDFPEKKMSVGFADWRNLYLLAEICDQQPDWSNLYLLADVCDQQLTPLIPFNFPKRKRSPISSYSKTTTTRRKPLIFKVSRTSFLGKRCRFIVDDDDLDGDDLKGKKKMKMKMKMKMKQTIKVSRTSLLGKRCHFIVDDDDLDGDDLKGRKKMKMKQTIIMGGSDIFSTSNGVVDHRSKHKEETSAASFQTETNPNPPRRFMDRIQQLGGSEVKFLIQKTLSVTDVKKDQNRLSMPFSQIHSDFLTPQERMFLSRKEDDGKHYQGMEVMVIEPCLDQSSLCLKKWDYRSSSFSYVLIKNWYNLVVNNGLQPGMVVQIWSFRVENALCLALVNLS; from the coding sequence ATGGCGGATTGGGGTGGCGTTTACTCGCTGGCCCATCAACAATGGGTTTCGTCAGCTCCTCTGATTCCTCTGGATTTCCCCGAGAAGAAGATGTCTGTGGGTTTTGCAGATTGGAGAAATCTTTACTTGCTGGCTGAGATTTGTGATCAACAACCAGATTGGAGTAATCTTTACTTGCTTGCAGACGTTTGTGATCAACAACTTACTCCTCTGATTCCTTTCAATTTCCCAAAGAGAAAGAGGTCTCCGATTTCTTCTtactcaaaaacaacaacaacaagaagaaaGCCTCTCATCTTCAAGGTTTCCCGAACTTCTTTTCTTGGCAAAAGGTGCCGCTTTATAGTGGATGATGATGATCTTGATGGGGATGATCTCaaggggaagaagaagatgaagatgaagatgaagatgaagatgaagcaaACCATCAAGGTTTCCCGAACTTCTCTTCTTGGCAAAAGGTGCCACTTTATAGTGGATGATGATGATCTTGATGGGGATGATCTCAAGGgtaggaagaagatgaagatgaagcaaACCATCATCATGGGTGGTTCTGATATTTTTTCCACCAGTAATGGTGTGGTCGATCACAGATCAAAACACAAAGAGGAGACTAGTGCTGCAAGTTTTCAAACTGAAACTAACCCAAACCCTCCTAGACGTTTCATGGATCGCATTCAGCAATTGGGTGGGTCGGAGGTGAAGTTTTTGATCCAGAAAACACTTTCTGTCACTGATGTGAAAAAGGACCAAAATAGGCTCTCAATGCCCTTCAGTCAGATTCACAGTGACTTTCTCACTCCACAAGAGAGGATGTTTCTGAGCAGAAAAGAGGATGATGGAAAACATTATCAAGGAATGGAAGTCATGGTGATAGAGCCTTGCCTTGACCAATCCTCTCTTTGTTTGAAGAAGTGGGACTACAGATCCTCCAGCTTTTCTTATGTCCTTATCAAGAACTGGTATAATCTTGTTGTCAACAACGGACTTCAGCCTGGAATGGTGGTGCAGATTTGGTCATTCAGAGTTGAGAATGCTCTCTGCTTGGCCCTTGTTAACCTCTCATAA
- the LOC107433443 gene encoding probable pectin methyltransferase QUA3: MGHLNLPASKRSYRQWRLLDLVTAAFFGIVIIFFLMVFTPLGDSLAASGRQSLLLSTADPKQRYRLVSQVELGNHPQPIDACPADSVDHMPCEDPRRNSQLSREMNFYRERHCPLPEETPLCLIPPPNRYKIPVQWPESLHKIWHNNMPHNKIADRKGHQGWMKLEGPYFIFPGGGTMFPDGAEQYIEKLGQYIPITGDGAGTLRTALDMGCGVASFGGYLLAEGILTMSFAPRDSHKSQIQFALERGIPAFVAMLGTRRLPFPAFSFDLVHCSRCLIPFTNYNATYFIEVDRLLRPGGYLVISGPPVEWANQDKEWADLQGVARALCYELIAVDGNTAVWKKPAGDSCLPNQNEYGLELCEDSDDPNYAWYFKLKKCVTRTSSNGEYAVGTIPKWPDRLRKAPSRAIVMKNGFDLFEADTRRWARRVAYYKNSLSLRLGTPAVRNVMDMNAFFGGFAAALKSDPVWVMNVVPGRRPLTLPVIYDRGLIGLYHDWCEPFSTYPRSYDFIHVNGIESLIKHPGSGKTRCNLVDLMVEMDRILRPEGTVVVRDSPEVIDKVGRIARAIRWAYTVHEKEPESHGREKILVATKTFWTLPSASH, translated from the exons ATGGGTCACCTCAATCTCCCTGCTTCAAAGCGAAGCTACCGGCAATGGCGGCTCTTGGACCTGGTTACGGCTGCGTTCTTTGGGATAGTGATAATCTTCTTCCTCATGGTGTTTACGCCTCTGGGTGATTCTCTCGCCGCGTCCGGCCGCCAGTCGCTTCTCTTGTCGACCGCAGATCCGAAGCAGCGATACCGGCTCGTGTCTCAGGTGGAGCTGGGCAACCACCCTCAGCCCATCGACGCTTGTCCTGCGGACTCTGTGGACCACATGCCTTGTGAAGATCCCAGGAGGAATAGTCAGCTTAGCAGGGAAATGAACTTCTATAGGGAACGCCATTGCCCTTTGCCGGAGGAGACACCACTCTGCTTGATCCCACCGCCTAATAGGTATAAGATTCCGGTGCAGTGGCCGGAGAGCTTGCATAAG ATATGGCACAACAACATGCCACACAATAAAATTGCAGACAGAAAAGGTCATCAAGGATGGATGAAACTGGAAGGTCCATACTTCATTTTCCCTGGTGGTGGCACCATGTTCCCTGATGGTGCAGAACAGTATATTGAAAAACTTGGACAGTATATCCCTATTACTGGGGATGGGGCCGGCACTCTACGAACTGCTCTTGATATGGGTTGTGGG gTTGCCAGTTTTGGGGGTTATCTTTTAGCTGAAGGCATTTTGACCATGTCATTTGCTCCAAGAGATTCACACAAATCACAGATACAATTTGCATTAGAAAGAGGAATTCCAGCATTTGTTGCCATGCTTGGTACTCGCAGACTACCTTTTCCTGCTTTCTCATTTGATTTGGTGCATTGCTCACGATGTTTGATCCCATTTACGAACTATA ATGCAACATATTTCATTGAAGTAGATAGGTTACTTCGCCCAGGGGGATATCTTGTAATATCTGGTCCCCCTGTAGAGTGGGCAAATCAAGATAAAGAATGGGCAGATCTCCAGGGTGTGGCAAGAGCATTGTGTTATGAGTTGATTGCGGTAGATGGCAACACAGCCGTCTGGAAAAAGCCTGCTGGAGATTCATGTCTTCCCAATCAAAATGAATATGGTCTTGAATTATGTGAGGATTCAGATGATCCAAATTATGCATG GTACTTCAAGTTAAAGAAATGTGTGACAAGGACATCTAGCAATGGAGAATATGCTGTTGGGACAATTCCAAAGTGGCCAGATAGATTGAGAAAAGCCCCTTCAAGAGCCATAGTCATGAAAAATGGCTTTGATCTGTTTGAGGCTGATACTCGGCGATGGGCAAGGAGAGTTGCTTACTATAAAAATTCTTTAAGCCTGAGGCTGGGAACTCCAGCTGTACGCAACGTCATGGACATGAATGCattttttggaggttttgcagCTGCCCTGAAATCTGATCCTGTGTGGGTAATGAATGTTGTTCCTGGCCGAAGGCCCTTAACTCTCCCTGTAATTTATGACCGAGGCCTTATTGGGCTCTATCATGATTG GTGCGAGCCTTTCTCAACATATCCCCGTTCATATGATTTTATTCATGTAAACGGCATTGAATCACTCATAAAACATCCAGGTTCAGGCAAAACCAG GTGTAACCTTGTGGATTTAATGGTGGAGATGGACCGAATATTGCGTCCAGAAGGAACAGTCGTGGTTAGAGATTCTCCTGAGGTTATTGACAAGGTAGGTCGCATAGCTCGTGCTATAAGGTGGGCATATACAGTACATGAGAAAGAACCTGAATCACATGGGAGGGAAAAAATTCTCGTTGCCACCAAAACATTTTGGACACTGCCTTCAGCATCCCACTGA
- the LOC107433442 gene encoding COP9 signalosome complex subunit 1 yields MEGEDEPSGRMIDDEIYTNGVGEEEKRTRPIISGEQLDVEAYAGLYTGRTKITRLLFIADHCENNQTMQLEALRMAYDEIKKGENTQRFRDVVQKIDGRLGPSYGMDAAWCDTVDRRAEQKKEKLENELNAYRTNLIKESIRMGYNDFGDFYYAHGHLGDAFKSYVRTRDYCTTSKHIIHMCMNAILVSIEMGQFTHVTSYVSKAEQSPDSLDPVTVAKLRCAAGLAHLEAKKYKLAARKFLETGPELGNHYNEVIAPQDVATYGGLCALASFDRSELKHKVIDNLNFRNFLELVPEVRELINDFYSSRYASCLDYLGNLKANLLLDIHLHDHVETLYDQIRHKALIQYTHPFVSVDLRMMANAFKTSVSGLEKELEALIADNQIQARIDSHNKILYARHADQRNATFQRVLQTGTEFDRDVRSMLLRANLIKHDFNLRASRKQ; encoded by the exons ATGGAAGGTGAGGACGAGCCATCGGGGCGAATGATCGACGACGAGATCTACACGAACGGCGTTGGTGAGGAGGAGAAACGAACCAGACCGATCATCAGCGGCGAGCAGCTCGACGTCGAGGCCTATGCCGGACTCTACACGGGGCGAACAAAGATCACGCGCCTCCTATTCATCGCGGACCACTGCGAGAACAACCAGACTATGCAATTGGAAGCCCTGCGGATGGCTTACGATGAGATTAAGAAGGGAGAGAACACGCAGCGTTTCAGGGACGTCGTGCAGAAGATCGACGGCCGTTTGGGACCCAGTTACGGGATGGATGCGGCTTGGTGTGATACGGTCGATCGGAGAGCTGAGCAGAAGAAGGAAAAGCTTGAGAACGAGCTCAATGCCTATAGG ACAAATCTCATCAAAGAAAGCATACGGATGGGGTACAATGATTTTGGAGACTTTTATTATGCTCATGGTCATCTAGGGGATGCTTTCAAAAGTTATGTTCGTACTCGTGACTATTGTACCACATCGAAGCACATAATTCATATGTGTATGAATGCAATACTCGTCAGCATTGAGATGGGTCAATTTACTCATGTCACAAGCTATGTTAGCAAGGCTGAACAATCCCCAGACTCCCTTGACCCAGTTACTGTTGCAAAACTTCGTTGTGCTGCTGGGTTGGCTCACTTGGAGGCTAAGAAGTACAAGCTTGCAGCTCGTAAG TTCTTGGAAACCGGTCCAGAATTGGGAAATCACTACAATGAAGTAATTGCACCTCAAGATGTCGCAACATATGGTGGGCTTTGTGCTCTTGCAAGTTTTGACCGATCCGAGCTGAag CACAAAGTTATAGACAATCTTAACTTCAGAAATTTCTTAGAGTTGGTGCCTGAAGTGAGGGAGCTTATCAATGATTTCTACTCTAG TCGTTATGCGTCATGTTTGGATTACCTTGGGAATCTCAAGGCAAACTTGTTGCTTGATATCCATTTGCATGATCATGTTGAGACACTGTATGATCAAATCCGACACAAGGCACTCATCCAATACACACACCCTTTTGTCTCTGTTGATTTACGCATGATGGCCAATGCCTTCAAGACAAGTGTTTCAGGGCTGGAGAAAGAACTTGAAGCTTTGATCGCTGACAACCAAATCCAG GCTCGGATTGACTCccacaacaaaattttatatgcaaGACATGCTGATCAGCGTAATGCAACTTTCCAGCGGGTTCTACAAACAGGCACTGAATTTGATCGCGATGTTAGATCGATGCTGCTTAGAGCAAATCTCATCAAGCATGACTTCAACCTTAGGGCATCAAGGAAACAatga
- the LOC107433411 gene encoding cytochrome P450 87A3-like, with product MIIWEVLLCLVALLAFWVSHCVYSWKNPHCHGKLPPGSMGFPLIGETVQFFTPNHSLYDIPPFIRSRMVRYGSLFRTSLVGRKVVVSVDPEINHQIFQQEGKSFLICYTESFSEIIGRKSLLVYHEMAHKYLKNLILHLVGPANLKAKLIHEMDESTRTRLHSWASHGNIVDIKEATSNMVFEYFAKKLISYDECKTSKKLKDNYNAFISGLISFPINIPGTAYHACLEGRKNALKVIKDTMEGRKNCNINHGDFLDYLVEEVRKEDTILSEEIAVNMIFLLLFAAYETTSTAITLAIKFISDHPQVLIQLTREHEGILKSRENKNSEITWQEYKSMTFTHMVINETLRLANIVPGIFRKAVKDVEMNGFTIPAGWLVMVVPAITHLDPDKYDDPLSFNPWRWEGKELHAGSKTFMAFGGGVRLCVGADFAKLKMAIFLHYLVLNYRWTVTKGGDTIRMPGVIFPNGLHIKISEKQNG from the exons ATGATTATCTGGGAGGTATTACTGTGCCTAGTTGCTTTACTGGCTTTTTGGGTGAGCCATTGTGTTTATAGTTGGAAGAATCCACATTGTCATGGCAAACTACCTCCTGGTTCAATGGGTTTTCCCTTAATCGGGGAAACCGTCCAATTCTTCACCCCTAATCATTCACTCTATGATATTCCTCCTTTTATTAGAAGTAGAATGGTTag ATATGGATCGTTGTTTCGAACGAGTTTGGTTGGGAGGAAAGTGGTAGTCTCAGTGGATCCCGAAATCAATCACCAGATCTTCCAACAAGAAGGAAAGTCTTTTCTAATTTGTTACACGGAGAGTTTTAGTGAAATTATTGGACGAAAAAGCTTGCTTGTTTACCATGAAATGGCTCATAAATACCTAAAAAACCTCATTCTACACCTTGTTGGTCCTGCAAACTTGAAGGCAAAATTGATTCATGAAATGGATGAATCAACACGTACACGTTTACATTCATGGGCTTCTCATGGCAATATTGTAGATATCAAAGAAGCTACCTCAAAT atggtttttgaatattttgctaAGAAGCTCATTAGCTATGATGAATGCAAGACCTCCAAGAAACTGAAGGATAATTATAACGCATTTATATCTGGCCTTATCTCGTTTCCTATAAACATCCCAGGAACTGCTTACCATGCATGCTTAGAG GGTCGAAAAAATGCACTGAAAGTGATTAAGGATACCATGGAAGGGAGGAAAAATTGCAATATTAACCATGGAGATTTCTTGGATTATTTAGTGGAGGAAGTGAGGAAAGAAGATACAATTTTGAGTGAAGAAATTGCAGTGAACATGATATTTCTACTTCTTTTTGCTGCTTATGAGACGACTTCTACAGCCATTACTTTAGCCATCAAGTTTATTTCTGATCATCCTCAAGTTCTAATACAATTAACG AGAGAGCACGAGGGAATTCTTAAAAGCCGTGAGAACAAGAACTCAGAGATTACATGGCAGGAATACAAATCCATGACTTTTACCCATATG GTAATCAATGAAACACTCAGGCTTGCAAATATCGTGCCCGGAATTTTCAGAAAAGCTGTGAAAGATGTTGAGATGAATG GATTTACAATTCCAGCAGGTTGGCTGGTTATGGTAGTTCCTGCAATTACTCATTTGGATCCTGATAAATATGATGATCCTCTTTCGTTTAATCCATGGCGATGGGag ggaaagGAATTGCATGCAGGATCAAAGACTTTCATGGCCTTTGGTGGGGGTGTGAGACTTTGTGTGGGGGCTGACTTTGCAAAGCTCAAAATGGCCATCTTTCTTCACTACTTGGTTTTAAATTACAG GTGGACAGTGACCAAAGGAGGGGACACCATCCGAATGCCTGGTGTGATATTTCCTAATGGATTACACATCAAGATTTCAGAGAAGCAGAAtggatga